Sequence from the Angustibacter luteus genome:
GGCCCTGCGCAGCTTCATCCACCCCAACGCGATCCGCACCCTGCCGTGGGACGTCCAGCACGCCGCCACGGTGCGCCCGATGCTGGGCTCGATCCGCGACGGGGCGACGCGCCGGACGGTCGAGGCGGTGCTGGACCGGTTCGAGGCCAGCGTCCTGCCGCGCTGGTCCGCGCTGCGGGCGCAGGTGATCCACAGCGACCTCACCGCTGACAACGTGCTGGCGGACGACGACGGCCTGATCACCGGGATCATCGACTTCGGCGACCTGAGCCACAGCGCCCTGGTCGTCGACCTCGCGTCCGTGCTGGACTCGATGGCGATGGGCCGTCGCGGCGACGAGATGTTCCGGGTGGCTCGGCTCGTCCTGGACGGGTACGAGAGGGTCCTGCCGCTGGAACCCCTCGAGCGCGAGGTGATGGGTGAGCTCTGGGCGGCCCGGGCCGCGGTCGGTGTCGCGATCGGGTCGTGGCGGGCGTCCGAGGGCCTGGAGGAGCAGGTGTTCGCGGAGCGGCTCAACGAGACCGCGCTGGTCATGATGGACCACATGCTGACCACCGGGTGGGAGCGCACGGCGCACGCCCTCGGCGCGTCAGGCACCAACGCCCGCAACGGTTCTGGCCTGTCCGGCCGGCGGGACGCGGTCTTCGGTCCGGCGATGGAGCCGTTGAGCTACGACGAGCCCATCGAGCTGACCTCCGCCCGCGGCGTGTGGATGGCCGCCACCGACGGCCGTCGCTACCTGGACACCTACAACAACGTCGTCTGCGTCGGTCACAGCCACCCGCGGGTCACGTCGGCCGTGGCCCGGCAGTGGCGCGTGCTGAACACGAACATGCGCTACCTGCACCACGCCGCGATCGAGCTCGGCGAGCGCCTGGTGGCGACCTGCCCGCCCGAGCTGGACACGGTCCTGTTCATGAACTCCGGCTCCGAGGCGAACGACCTCGCCTGGCGGATCGCCAAGTACCACACCGGAAACACCGGCGGCCTGTGCACCGACTTCGCCTACCACGGCATCACCGAGGCGATGGCAGACCTGTCCCCCGAGGTGCTGCCCGCCGGGGTGTCCGCGGCGGGGCACGTCGAGACCTGGCTGCCGCCGGACGCCTACCGCGGGGCGCACGCCTCGACGGCCGGGTTCGCCGACGCCTTGGCGCGGCTGGCCGACCGCGGCGTCGCGCCGGCCGCGACGATCCTGGACGGCGTGCTGCAGAGCGACGGGGTGCTGGACCTCGAACCCGCCTACGTGCAGGAGCTGGTCCGGCTGACCCACGCGTCAGGTGGGCTGTGGATCGCCGACGAGGTGCAGGGCGGGCACGGGCGCACCGGCTCCGCGATGTGGTCGTTCGAGCGGTTCGCGATCGTGCCCGACTTCGTCACCCTCGGGAAGCCGATGGGCAACGGGCAGCCGGTGGGCGCCGTCATCCTGCGCCGCGAGCTCGCCGAGCGGTTCGCCCGCGACACGGTGTTCTTCTCCACCTTCGGCGGCAACCAGGTGTCGATGGCCGCCTCGCACGCGGTGCTCGACGTCCTCGCCGACGAGCGGGTGCTCCCCCGCGTCGAGGCCGCGGGCGACGCGTTGCGTCAGGCCGTGCGCGAGGCCACCGCCGGGCACGACCACGTCGGCGACGTCCGCGGCATGGGCCTGGCCAACGGGATCGAGATCGTCACCGACCGCGCCAGCCGCACTCCCGACCCCGCGGCGGCCGCGGCGGTCAAGAACGGCATGCGCGCCCGGGGCGTCCTGGTCGGCACCACCGGGCGCGCGGTGAACACCCTCAAGGTGCGGCCGCCGCTGGCGTTCACCGCGGACGACGTCCCGACGTTCGTCGCGGCCCTCACCGGCGCCCTGGACGACCTGCCGCGCAGCTAGCGGCGGCGAGCGCTACTCCCACTCGATGGTGCCCGGCGGCTTGCTCGTGATGTCCAGGACGACCCGGTTGACCTCAGCGACCTCGTTGGTGATCCGGGTCGAGATCTTGGCCAGGACGTCGTAGGGAAGCCGGCTCCAGTCCGCGGTCATCGCGTCCTCGCTGGACACCGGGCGCAGCACGATCGGGTGACCGTAGGTGCGCCCATCCCCTTGCACGCCAACGGATCGGACGTCGGCGAGCAGCACGACGGGGCACTGCCAGATGGCCGAGTCGAGCTCCGCGGCGGTGAGCTCCTCGCGGACGATCAGGTCCGCCGCCCGCAGGATCTCGAGCCGCTCCGCGGTCACCTCGCCGACGATCCGGATGCCCAGGCCGGGGCCGGGGAACGGCTGGCGAGCCACGATCGGCTCGGGGACGCCGATCTCGCGGCCGACGGCGCGCACCTCGTCCTTGAACAGGGTCCGCAACGGCTCGATCAGCGAGAACTGCAGGTCGTCCGGGAGCCCACCGACGTTGTGGTGGCTCTTGATGTTGGCCGCGCCCTCGCCGCCGCCGGACTCGACGACGTCCGGGTAGAGGGTGCCCTGCACCAGGAACTTGACCGGGTGACCGTCGGACTCCGCCTCACCGACCACCTCGCGGGCAGCCTGCTCGAACACCCGGATGAACTCGCGCCCGATCGCCTTGCGCTTCTCCTCCGGGTCGGTCAGCCCGGCGAGCGCGTCCAGGAACTGCTTGGTCGCGTCGACGACCTTGAGGTCGACGCCGGTGGCCTCGACGAAGTCGCGCTCGACCTGCTCGGCCTCGCCGGCCCGCAGCAGGCCGTGGTCGACGAAGACGCAGGTCAGCTGGTCGCCGACGGCCTTCTGCACCAGGGCCGCGGCCACCGAGGAGTCCACCCCGCCGGACAGCCCGCAGATCACGTGAGCGTCGCCGATCTGCTCGCGAACCCGCTCGACGAGCTCCTCGGCGACGCCCTCCGTCGTCCAGGTCGGCTCCAGCCCGGCGCCGCGCACCAGGAAGTTCTCCATCACCCGCTGGCCGAAGGTGGAGTGCACGACCTCGGGGTGCCACTGAAGGCCGTAGAGCTTGCGCTCGTCGTCCTCGAACGCGGCGACCGGCGTCCCGACGGTCTCGCCGGTGACCCGGAATCCCTCGGGCGCGGCGTGCACGCTGTCACCGTGGCTCATCCACACGGACTGCTCGTCGACCTGCCCGTAGAAGAGCGTCGAGCCCTCCGGCTGCACCCGGGC
This genomic interval carries:
- the guaA gene encoding glutamine-hydrolyzing GMP synthase; translated protein: MTETPDLEAHPVLVVDFGAQYAQLIARRVREAGRYSEVVPHSMPVERMLAKEPAAIVLSGGPSSVYADEAPSVDKALFEAGVPVLGICYGFQAMALALGGEVAHTGQREYGGTMARVQPEGSTLFYGQVDEQSVWMSHGDSVHAAPEGFRVTGETVGTPVAAFEDDERKLYGLQWHPEVVHSTFGQRVMENFLVRGAGLEPTWTTEGVAEELVERVREQIGDAHVICGLSGGVDSSVAAALVQKAVGDQLTCVFVDHGLLRAGEAEQVERDFVEATGVDLKVVDATKQFLDALAGLTDPEEKRKAIGREFIRVFEQAAREVVGEAESDGHPVKFLVQGTLYPDVVESGGGEGAANIKSHHNVGGLPDDLQFSLIEPLRTLFKDEVRAVGREIGVPEPIVARQPFPGPGLGIRIVGEVTAERLEILRAADLIVREELTAAELDSAIWQCPVVLLADVRSVGVQGDGRTYGHPIVLRPVSSEDAMTADWSRLPYDVLAKISTRITNEVAEVNRVVLDITSKPPGTIEWE
- a CDS encoding aminotransferase class III-fold pyridoxal phosphate-dependent enzyme, whose product is MGRTPEEPTSGIDAVLLAQPPAFAEDAAAAMARQAFGIETAGARNLGSERDQTFMLLDAAGEGLAILKVSNPAEDPATLDMEALVAFHAVRADPGLAVAQPRRVPTADPAADAPGYRARWEHAGDTHWLRAYDLLPGRARLDPLTLPDPALIAWGETTARLGLALRSFIHPNAIRTLPWDVQHAATVRPMLGSIRDGATRRTVEAVLDRFEASVLPRWSALRAQVIHSDLTADNVLADDDGLITGIIDFGDLSHSALVVDLASVLDSMAMGRRGDEMFRVARLVLDGYERVLPLEPLEREVMGELWAARAAVGVAIGSWRASEGLEEQVFAERLNETALVMMDHMLTTGWERTAHALGASGTNARNGSGLSGRRDAVFGPAMEPLSYDEPIELTSARGVWMAATDGRRYLDTYNNVVCVGHSHPRVTSAVARQWRVLNTNMRYLHHAAIELGERLVATCPPELDTVLFMNSGSEANDLAWRIAKYHTGNTGGLCTDFAYHGITEAMADLSPEVLPAGVSAAGHVETWLPPDAYRGAHASTAGFADALARLADRGVAPAATILDGVLQSDGVLDLEPAYVQELVRLTHASGGLWIADEVQGGHGRTGSAMWSFERFAIVPDFVTLGKPMGNGQPVGAVILRRELAERFARDTVFFSTFGGNQVSMAASHAVLDVLADERVLPRVEAAGDALRQAVREATAGHDHVGDVRGMGLANGIEIVTDRASRTPDPAAAAAVKNGMRARGVLVGTTGRAVNTLKVRPPLAFTADDVPTFVAALTGALDDLPRS